One Neomonachus schauinslandi chromosome 9, ASM220157v2, whole genome shotgun sequence DNA segment encodes these proteins:
- the BCL2L10 gene encoding bcl-2-like protein 10: MADALRERTARLLTDYLEYCAREPGTLARAPSTPEAAVLRSVAAQVRQRHERFLSHYRGYQGNRVELVAQVEREILAHPQLLSWGRVVALLTFAGTLLEGSPSGTDQEQEPGDWEATVRQDCGRLVDFLCNRLTGQHRAWLEAHDGWVSAGGRGARAAGGAPTRPPPGGPSRFQPGWLLSLLHTHAAVLEKNAGPGSSVMLYSSDLNLLLEKVIVSSEIFNAFLPA; this comes from the exons ATGGCGGACGCGCTGAGGGAGCGCACGGCGCGGCTGCTGACCGACTACCTAGAGTACTGCGCCCGGGAGCCCGGCACCCTCGCGCGGGCGCCGTCTACGCCCGAGGCCGCGGTGCTGCGCTCGGTGGCCGCCCAGGTACGGCAGCGTCACGAGCGCTTCTTGTCCCATTACCGCGGCTACCAAGGCAACCGCGTCGAGCTGGTGGCTCAGGTGGAGCGGGAGATACTCGCCCACCCCCAACTCCTAAGCTGGGGCCGTGTGGTGGCGCTCTTGACCTTTGCGGGAACACTGCTGGAGGGATCGCCGTCGGGGACCGACCAGGAACAGGAGCCGGGGGACTGGGAGGCCACCGTTCGCCAGGACTGCGGGCGCCTGGTGGATTTCCTCTGCAATCGGCTCACAGGACAGCATCGCGCCTGGTTGGAGGCGCACGACGGCTGGGTGAGCGCGGGGGGACGCGGGGCACGGGCAGCCGGGGGCGCGCCCACGCGGCCACCACCGGGAGGGCCCTCGCGGTTTCAACCCG GATGGCTTTTGTCTCTTCTTCACACCCATGCTGCCGTCTTGGAAAAGAATGCTGGTCCAGGCTCTTCTGTCATGCTTTACAGCAGTGATCTTAATCTACTTCTGGAAAAGGTTATTGTGAGTTCTGAAATTTTTAACGCATTTCTACCTGCCTAA